In Lonchura striata isolate bLonStr1 chromosome 2, bLonStr1.mat, whole genome shotgun sequence, a single genomic region encodes these proteins:
- the WBP4 gene encoding WW domain-binding protein 4 translates to MADYWKSQPKKFCDYCKCWIADNRPSIEFHERGKNHKENVAKRISEIKKKSLEKAKEEENMSKEFAAMEEAAMKAYQEDMKRLGIKPDDVGSSSTQSKTQSNTVETKGKKEKKEKKEKKEKKKKKPQDASMPPKIETKEWVQGLSPEGYTYYYNTKTGESQWEKPKGFQGNSQNSQTGAEWVEGVTEDGHTYYYNTQTGVSTWEKPDGFVSSSNEKGQRDKPAETTSESDSEDSENEAESSETNFKRKGDNGGESEEGKKSPKAKKLSPYGKWREVKSEETMDKEESTSASQETSSDGSNKTNPYGKWKALKEVGEEQEEEEAGEKVDLELPSTESDNVAPPVLEDPEEETVIFKEKTVTSLGDLTEGVPTFKKRKFENGKSRNLRQRLSDQ, encoded by the exons AT ggCCGATTACTGGAAATCTCAGCCTAAAAAATTCTGCGATTACTGCAAGTGCTGGATAGCAGACAACAGACCT aGCATTGAGTTTCATGAAAGAGGAAAGAATCATAAAGAAAATGTGGCAAAGAGAATTAGTGAG attaagaagaaaagcttggaaaaggcaaaagaagaagaaaacatgtCAAAAGAATTTGCAGCAATGGAGGAGGCTGCAATGAAAGCATATCAAGAGGATATGAAAAGGCTTGGAATTAAGCCAG atGATGTAGGGTCCAGTTCAACACAGAGTAAAACGCAGAGTAACACAGTGGAAactaaaggaaagaaagaaaagaaagagaagaaggaaaagaaagaaaagaaaaaaaagaaacctcagGATGCCTCGATGCCACCAAAAATTGAAACAAAGGAGTGGGTGCAAGGATTATCTCCCGAAGGCTATACATACTACTACAACACAAAAACTGGAG aATCACAGTGGGAGAAACCTAAAGGATTCCAAGGCAACTCTCAAAACTCACAAACg GGAGCAGAGTGGGTGGAAGGTGTCACTGAAGATGGTCATACCTATTACTATAACACACAAACTGGAG TATCCACATGGGAGAAACCGGATGGTTTTGTTTCATCTTCAAATGAGAAGGGTCAGCGTGACAAGCCTGCAGAAACAACATCTGAATCAGACTCAGAAGATAGTGAGAATGAAGCAGAGAGTTCAGAAACAAACTTCAAG agGAAAGGAGATAATGGTGGAGAATCAGAGGAAGGTAAAAAATCTCCCAAAGCTAAAAAGTTAAGCCCTTATGGGAAATGGCGAGAAGTTAAGTCAGAAGAAACCATGGATAAAGAGGAGAGTACATCAGCTTCCCAAGAAACCTCTAGTGATGGATCTAACAAGACCAACCCTTATGGAAAATGGAAAGCACTTAAGGAAGTAggggaagaacaagaagaagaagaagcagg TGAAAAAGTGGACCTGGAGCTTCCAAGTACAGAGAGTGACAATGTAGCACCCCCAGTGCTAGAAGATCCAGAAGAGGAAACAGTCATATTTAAAGAGAAGACCGTCACCTCCCTTGGCGACCTGACAGAAGGGGTGCCAACGTTTAAGAAGAGGAaatttgaaaatggaaaatctAGAAACTTAAGACAAAGACTAAGTGATCAGTAA